A genomic region of candidate division TA06 bacterium contains the following coding sequences:
- a CDS encoding response regulator yields MGKLLVVDDEQNIRLLYQKELEAQGHQVTAAASAEEARQCFEKEKPELVVLDLKLTAEEGGLEALRWMRDFDPKIPIVINTAFPAYKADFSSWLADAYLVKSGNLDELKLTIEKLLNKN; encoded by the coding sequence ATGGGAAAATTGCTGGTAGTGGACGACGAACAGAACATCCGTCTGCTTTATCAAAAGGAACTGGAGGCTCAGGGGCATCAGGTTACTGCCGCCGCCTCGGCCGAAGAGGCCCGGCAGTGCTTTGAAAAGGAAAAGCCGGAGCTGGTGGTGCTGGATTTGAAACTGACGGCCGAGGAAGGCGGCCTGGAGGCCCTGCGCTGGATGCGGGATTTTGACCCCAAAATCCCCATCGTCATCAACACCGCTTTTCCGGCTTACAAGGCCGATTTTTCGTCCTGGCTGGCCGACGCCTACCTAGTCAAGTCCGGCAACCTGGATGAACTGAAGTTAACAATTGAAAAACTTTTAAACAAAAACTAA